One window from the genome of Leishmania donovani BPK282A1 complete genome, chromosome 5 encodes:
- a CDS encoding ATPase alpha subunit: protein MPCVLVCVSLPDLRRPFGRSPAAEKKEQAPVHHRRTSSKRHSLPRQPDASERWSFWLLRTQRSLLVSSSSPLSSPPASPLRASLQGMCHPVPLPTTCSVSPRHLVSAQLYNILSSFRAHARPPAWLLASALGLLPIPTYGAPSPPPPPSCGHPLETCTSATLCAGQQPPPPPPPPLPLFPVTAQASCAASWPST, encoded by the coding sequence ATGCCatgtgtgttggtgtgtgtaTCGCTGCCGGACCTTCGGCGCCCTTTCGGACGGAGTCCAGCGGCGGAGAAAAAAGAACAGGCTCCCGTACATCACAGGAGAACCAGCAGCAAACGCCATTCATTACCACGGCAACCAGACGCGAGCGAGAGGTGGTCGTtttggctgctgcgcacacagcgctccctcctcgtctcctcgtcctccccACTATCATCCCCACCAGCTTCACCTCTCCGTGCGTCTCTGCAGGGCATGTGCCATCCTGTCCCCCTCCCTACCACCTGCTCAGTCTCTCCCCGTCACCTTGTCTCTGCTCAACTTTATAACATCCTCTCGTCCTtccgtgcgcacgcgcgaccGCCCGCTTGGCTGCTGGCCTCTGCCTTGGGGCTTCTCCCGATACCCACATACGgcgcgccctctccccctcccccaccttccTGCGGCCATCCCTTAGAAACCTGTACCTCGGCAACTCTTTGCGCAGGACaacagccccccccccctccgcccccaccccttcccctcttccccgtGACCGCACAAGCATCATGCGCCGCTTCGTGGCCCAGTACG